GCGGTGGCCGTGCGTCTCGGGACCGGGGCAGCGCGGATCGGAATCTCCGGCAGCCTCCGGCTCGAGGGAACGACGACCGTCAGCGGGGATTTCGACGTGGCTCTGCCGGACTCGGCCGGCGCGCACCCCCGACTGACCGGGAGGCTGTCGCGGATTCCGATCCGGACCGGGCCGCGGGCGGGGTGCGGCGCGATATGAGCGCCGGCGGGACGCTGCGCGTGGTGCACGTGGACACGGAACGGACCTGGGGCGGAGGGCAGCGGCAGCTGCACGCACTGGCCACCGGTCTCCAGCGGCTCGGGCATCGCAGCTGGGTGGTGGCGCGCCCGGGGACGCAACTGTCCGACGCGTTGTGCCGGGACGGAGTGCCGGTCGTCGCCCTGGCGCCCGCGTTCGAGTGGGATCCGGTGGCCGCGGCGCGACTGAGGGCGTTGCTGCGCCGGGTCCGACCGGATGTCCTGCACGCGCACGCGGCGCATGCCGTGGCGATTTCGGCGATGGCGATCGGCCGTACGCCTACCCGACTCGTCGTGAGCCGGCGCGTGGCGCTGCCGTTGCGGGGCAACCCTCTGTCCCGGCTCAAGTACCGCTGTCCGGCGCAGTTCGTCGCGGTCTCCCAGCGGGTCCGATCGGTCCTGTGCGCGTGCGGCATCCAGCCGGACCGGATCTCCGTGGTGCACAGCGGCGTGAACGTCGCCCGGCCCGCGCGCCGCGCGAGCGTGCTCACCCTGCGCAGCCTCGGCATCGAGCCGGGGCGTCCGCTGGTGGTCATGGTCTCCGCGCTGGTGCCACCCCACAAGGACCCGGCGACCTTTCTGGCGGCGATCGCGGCGGCCCGCGTGGAGGGGAGCGACGTCCAGGCGCTGCTGGTGGGCGATGG
This region of Gemmatimonadales bacterium genomic DNA includes:
- a CDS encoding glycosyltransferase family 4 protein; translation: MSAGGTLRVVHVDTERTWGGGQRQLHALATGLQRLGHRSWVVARPGTQLSDALCRDGVPVVALAPAFEWDPVAAARLRALLRRVRPDVLHAHAAHAVAISAMAIGRTPTRLVVSRRVALPLRGNPLSRLKYRCPAQFVAVSQRVRSVLCACGIQPDRISVVHSGVNVARPARRASVLTLRSLGIEPGRPLVVMVSALVPPHKDPATFLAAIAAARVEGSDVQALLVGDGPLAAPARRSLSRLGLDGVVRLTGFRPDAVELLAAADVAVLSSRDEGLGTTLLDAMLAGVPVVATAAGGVTEIVRDGIEGLLVPVGDGAALGAAIHRVLHDRGLREALAAAGRERVKRFSIERTIGGTVDVYRSLAPEGLAVGRGA